The segment ATACATGTCAAGTTACTGAAGTTTGCATTCCCATTATTTTAATCCATCTGGTTTACTTTAATCTTTCGTACTTTTGTGTGACTTTACTCacagacatttaaatacaatgtgCACAATCACAGAGTGGATTGGATGTTAAAAGGCACCAAATGTTACCAAAGGTCATTCCTGTgtaaatgtcccccccccccccaaaaacaaataatgttctttgttgtgaacacttgttatttattttaaccaaaTTAAGCAGAATGTCAAAACACAATATCTAATGCTGTTATTAGTtactaattttgttttttttccaaagaagAAATCAGATCCTTTCAGCATGTTTAATTTACCCAACACCCAATGAACTGTCCACGGCTTATTAAACTGCAATAATGTCTATCTTGACGCGCCAGGAGCTCTGAATACTGATCTGAGATCAGCTTGCTTCTTGTGTAGAAATGGATGTACGGCCTGACTATTAATTGTGGATATTAATATTCCAGACCATACAGGCTGGCCTGACTGTATTCCTTCTGATCACAGCTATGCAATATTAAAAATGATTGGCAAGTgcagctttattttattttttaaatatgttatgtcACGATATATGTATACATGCTATTTGCGATGTCTTTATTTTCATAATATAGCATGCAGAAATGTATAAAATGGGCTACAGGATACAAAGTAGGCTTCATAACCTTGGCAATGAGTAACacttattaattaaattaattagatTCCTAAGCTAGCATTTTCCCATTCACTGTTGGGATCAAAACCCATTTCCTTAATAAAAAAATCAGAAAtctgtaatgtgtttattttcttactCCTGATGGTGAGAGCAGTTTGTAATATGAatgctatattatatattctctttttttatgagACCTTTTCATTCATGAAAGTGATTGACTCACAGAACTGGGAGTAAAACATAGCTGTCCtctataaaacaaataaagatatTGGGATTTATGTTATGATGTATGCAGTCATTTCACAATTCAGCCTcagtgtgaatatatatatatatatatatatatatatatacattaattaatCACACAATAAAGTTTGTCATGTGTTATTTGGGTTAAATAATTCTTTGAAACAAATTAATGCATTGTAGGCTACTCCTGAAATACATGAAAAGCAATAACGGTGCTCAATAGTGAACTAATAAATACCCCCTACAGGCGAGTGCACAGCATTTGATTCAGCATGATACGGCATCATTGTTCCAGATTCAGACTCATCTCCCATTAaacaatttgtctttttttcatatcTGCACCTATTAagagaaatgtaaaacaattccATGGGGATCTTTTAAGTTTGGCACGAAGagcttttatatttaataaaaaaagaaaagaaaagaaagaaagacaaagaatcCCCGGGCAAAGAGTGTAATATTCTTTTATAGCAAAATGCAAACATGTGGAACAGAATACTCCTAAATAAATCATCGAGCAATTAATCAAACAAACCTAAACTAAAAATAGAATTTTTGAGTACGCCATGTGAAGAAATATATGAATTGCAATAGCAAATGatgaaaaaggtcaaacattttaatatcaatTGATTCTAGGGTCGTCTTAATTGGCATATCTTTGTTGTTACGGCTTCCCGAATACAACAGCATTTAGTTTGAGAACAAAACAAGAGGTGAACAACAACctaacaatatttatttatgtgagaTTAAAGTATAGTTCAGTCTTATTTTGCAAAGTTGACTAGAGAATAGGGGTAAAATAAAGAGCTGACGCTGCAGCCTCAGAGGAGACTCGTTTCACTTGATTCCAGGACTTTAGGGAGCGGCACCTGCAAGAAGCAAAGGAGAGAATGAAAAGATGACTTGGGTTTCTAGTGCAGTGGTGTAAAAACACCTTACAAGCTGTAAGACCATTAATGCATTCACATGCATGCAAtgttcttgtgttttgagaGCTATAAACACCGCCAGTAGTGACCCatcttttcaataaaaaaacctAACTTGTCAAAGGTTAGTACTCCTCAGCGCAGGATCCCAACTTGATTGTTCTCACTGTATAAATTCTCGGATACTCACAGATTTCAGATAGGCCACGCCGCTGTTTTTGATCTCACCGAGGAGCTGATCGCGGGGCGTGACGTCCACCTTAGCCGCCGATCGCCTGCGAGGGACGGGCTTTAAAGTCTTAATCACGTCACTCAGGTTTGCTTTTTCATCTGACAACGCTCCACCGCCTGCATCCCTCAATTTGGGAGTCTTCCTCAGTTGGAAACTCGCCCTCTCTGGTCCCTTGTTATCCCTCGGGTCCAGGTCCAGAAAAGGGTCGCGCTTCTTGGGGGTCCTCTTCAGCTGGACGTCCCTCAGTGCGGTTGCCGGTTCGGCCCCGGGCTGCGTGGGGGCGCTCTTGTGTTTGAGCTGCTTCTGAGGCTCCGGCTTTGCTGTCTGCTGTTGAGTTTGCGGTACAGTCCTCGCTTGCGGTTCGGTCCTCGGTTCCGACGAGGGGGGGACGAGCCCGCACTCCTGCAGGAGCTCCAGAGGCGGTACGTAGCCGAGCATCTCGAGTAAACCAGGAGGCAGGTTTAGACTGCTCTCGTACATCTGCATCAGCTCCCGCTGCTCCTTcgcctgctgctgcctctgctcctccttcctcagctGCCTCTGGCGGTCCAGATTCCTGGTCAGAAGGTTGGTCACCACCATCCTGGGCCCCGGTTGCTCAAAATGGTAGCCCAACTTCAGGAGGGTGTTGTTGGCCTTGAGCAGGCGTGAGATCTCCATCTCCGAGTGGTGGCCCAACATGTGCCTCTGGTTGTGGAAGCGCAGCTCCGTGAGCGTCTCGTTGAATTGGAGGCAGCGGACGATGGCCACGATGCCCTTCCCGGTCACGAAGTTGGACTCGATATTCAACGTCGTAATGCCGCGATTCTCTCGCAACATGTTGGCCAGGTTGTAAGCTATGTTTTCATCAACACCGGTGTTGGCTATGCTGAAGGTTTTCAcatgtttgttcttcttcaagGCGTTGACATAGTCTAACAGCATCTCTTTGGGAATGTTTTCGATGTTGTTGAGATTGACCTCGGCGATAGAGGGGTTGTTGTTGCGCACTTTGTCGAGTGTCGACTCCAAGTTGGTCTCATTCCCCGAGGGTCTCGATGTCATTTTTATGTTATTGAATGCCAACTTtggaatatttaatttattgatttttctctcttctttctgcGGGAGCTTATCATTGGTGTCGTTTATCTCTGGCTCCTCTGAGGCCTCTTTGGGAAGCGAAGAGTCAGTAGTTTTaattccctctttctcttcagcTTGTGATGTGCTCTGTGTTGGGGCTACGCTCTCGCTCTTTGAGTCTGAAAAAGGCTGATTGTCATCTGTATTGTTTTCTGGTACTTTGTCTGTGTTGGTGTCTGGAGAATCTACACGTTTGTTAGTATTTTCATGTTTGTCTGTGTTCACAGGGGACTTCAACCCTTCCTCGTCTTTCACATCCACCCTTTTgtccttttcatctctctcatcaacCTCTTCAATCATTTCCTCAATAATCTCTATCATTTCCTCTCCACCTGTACCATCAACAGCTTCTTCCTCAGTGACTTCTTCTATCATTTCATATTCCACATCTTCTTCTGCCACGTCTTCGTGTTTCTTCTCAGTTTCCTCCCTCAAAGTTttctaaaatacaaaaaaaaaaagaaagaaactggaATTGTGGTTTTTCCAAACATTACGTTTTGTTGAAATGCTGCCTGTAACATTCCACAAGTCAAGGGATGATCTCTAAAGAAATAGTATTATTCCAAATTGATCCTCTTACCTCACTGGGCAGCAGAGTAACAGGCACTCTTTCTTCCTCAAGCATACGGTTGGACTCCTTCTCCCAGTGGAGGTGACCAACCAGGGCTCTGTGGTCGAACGTCCCAGTCGGAGCCTTCTCCGTCTGGTTCTTTTGTCTCTGTCCCACCGGTACCCTCTCATCTGGGGCAATAATAATGTCCATCTCACTCTGGAGCTCCTTAAGCTCCTCCGGTGAAAGCATAGCAAGGAGTTCATCCTCGTCAAAATCCTCTTCATTGAGATCCTCAAGGTCGTTACTGTTTGACATGTTTGCCTAACTTCTT is part of the Cyclopterus lumpus isolate fCycLum1 chromosome 7, fCycLum1.pri, whole genome shotgun sequence genome and harbors:
- the lmod3 gene encoding leiomodin-3 is translated as MSNSNDLEDLNEEDFDEDELLAMLSPEELKELQSEMDIIIAPDERVPVGQRQKNQTEKAPTGTFDHRALVGHLHWEKESNRMLEEERVPVTLLPSEKTLREETEKKHEDVAEEDVEYEMIEEVTEEEAVDGTGGEEMIEIIEEMIEEVDERDEKDKRVDVKDEEGLKSPVNTDKHENTNKRVDSPDTNTDKVPENNTDDNQPFSDSKSESVAPTQSTSQAEEKEGIKTTDSSLPKEASEEPEINDTNDKLPQKEERKINKLNIPKLAFNNIKMTSRPSGNETNLESTLDKVRNNNPSIAEVNLNNIENIPKEMLLDYVNALKKNKHVKTFSIANTGVDENIAYNLANMLRENRGITTLNIESNFVTGKGIVAIVRCLQFNETLTELRFHNQRHMLGHHSEMEISRLLKANNTLLKLGYHFEQPGPRMVVTNLLTRNLDRQRQLRKEEQRQQQAKEQRELMQMYESSLNLPPGLLEMLGYVPPLELLQECGLVPPSSEPRTEPQARTVPQTQQQTAKPEPQKQLKHKSAPTQPGAEPATALRDVQLKRTPKKRDPFLDLDPRDNKGPERASFQLRKTPKLRDAGGGALSDEKANLSDVIKTLKPVPRRRSAAKVDVTPRDQLLGEIKNSGVAYLKSVPLPKVLESSETSLL